A stretch of the Argentina anserina chromosome 6, drPotAnse1.1, whole genome shotgun sequence genome encodes the following:
- the LOC126798981 gene encoding uncharacterized protein LOC126798981 gives MEMEAAESDIVGDFLKVAPIADLIHSDTPTSNVFGEHHIIPRVGGKYQVEIPFMTEETMKSERLKLLTNPADSKIANDYHSFLVGLPIPIAWVKELKNTEAEGLDSPRNPDDAVNVKKSLEARKKRKYHKRSRKRSSELNADHMEFGLGQGEDPRPTSLRTLMLKERQLHQMLKSESCFPVPDSSRKLWSDAEADSFLLGLYIFGKNFNQIKRFMERKSTGEIMSFYYGIFYRSDEYYRWSDCQKGRRKKCIIGEKIFTGWRQRELFSRLVPHVREESQTTLLEGYRSFAEGRTSLEEYVSSLKSTVGIPVLVEAVGIGKRGEDLTGFPIEPGKNNQEAPVPASRVPNGKAFASLTFNELMKLLTGGVRLSKARCTDIFWEAVWPRLLANGWHSEQPRDRGYVSSGHYLVFLMPGIKKYSKRKLTKGEHYLDSVSDVLNKVTSEPKLIQLDAEKDPVGNEGGWSPEAMSDQEDMSSFQRPCYLKPRVSTSNSNHMKFTVVDTSLVHGAKSRGIMELRDLPVELETTNEQSDSSSESEGELLEFKPNEYRNGITQRGEMPLKKNKANNGGSGGDLKRFTVVDTSLVFGGKSSSVREIRCLPAVETCALKSKRTSWETEATSSEDLLQKGKPDATDSLLDAEANNFTIECQEDTSVTTEKVEDNQDQKTSMSDDKQPKGSALSKFSRRAKSSHSDSIGPLIKRRKLTACVKAETGSLIENCSQGLESEQVGLHGTLTDLNSGTLVVDLVGPKQNELSSSSEADGSLEEEGSLGTRSGDSSGAQTSQAHTSMCQPQDLADRTGGDTYDEFIHETNADSSGLSSGGTKPVDDSVGTSNMSSRRQSTRTRPLTTKAMEALANGYLSIKTRQKKVVGMREDSLSRSRRMSRKVSSRGEATSSPPDTVGEIVTSREEMEVNEACNGTEDTVRKPLDQMADKWLTSY, from the exons ATGGAG ATGGAAGCAGCTGAGTCAGATATTGTGGGTGATTTCTTGAAAGTTGCACCTATCGCAGATCTGATTCATTCAGATACTCCTACAAGCAATGTGTTTGGAGAACACCATATCATTCCCCGAGTTGGTGGCAAGTATCAGGTTGAAATTCCTTTTATGACTGAGGAGACAATGAAATCTGAGCGGCTGAAGCTTTTGACTAATCCTGCTGATTCAAAAATTGCCAATGATTATCATTCCTTTCTTGTGGGATTACCCATCCCAATTGCGTGGGTCAAAGAACTGAAAAACACTGAAGCTGAAGGGTTGGATTCTCCAAGAAACCCTGATGATGCAGTTAATGTAAAGAAGTCTCTGGAAgctagaaagaaaagaaagtatCATAAGAGATCAAGGAAGAGAAGTTCAGAACTCAATGCTGATCACATGGAGTTTGGATTGGGCCAGGGAGAAGATCCAAGACCAACAAGTTTAAGAACATTAATGCTGAAAGAAAGGCAATTGCATCAGATGCTTAAAAGCGAAAGCTGTTTTCCAGTTCCCGATTCATCTAGGAAACTCTGGAGTGATGCTGAAGCTGATAGTTTTCTTCTTGGCTTATACATTTTTGGGAAGAATTTCAATCAGATAAAGAGATTCATGGAGCGCAAGAGCACAGGAGAAATTATGTCATTTTACTATGGAATATTTTATAGGTCTGATGAATACTACAGATGGTCAGATTGTCAGAAAGGTCGGAGAAAGAAATGCATTATTGGTGAGAAAATATTTACAGGGTGGAGGCAACGAGAATTGTTTTCTCGTTTGGTTCCTCATGTCCGAGAGGAATCACAAACCACTTTGTTGGAG GGCTATAGGTCCTTTGCAGAAGGAAGAACATCACTAGAAGAATATGTCTCCTCTTTGAAGTCTACGGTTGGCATTCCTGTACTTGTGGAAGCTGTAGGAATTGGGAAACGGGGAGAAGACCTCACAGGCTTTCCCATAGAGCCTGGGAAGAATAATCAAGAGGCTCCAGTTCCAGCTTCAAGAGTACCAAATGGTAAAGCTTTTGCTTCTCTTACATTTAATGAACTAATGAAGCTTTTGACTGGAGGAGTGCGGTTGAGCAAAGCTCGATGTACTGATATTTTTTGGGAGGCTGTCTGGCCTCGACTGCTGGCAAATGGATGGCACTCTGAGCAACCCAGGGATCGAGGTTATGTCAGTTCCGGACATTATTTGGTTTTTCTTATGCCTGGGATAAAGAAGTACTCTAAAAGAAAGCTGACAAAGGGTGAGCATTATTTGGATTCTGTTAGTGATGTTTTGAACAAAGTGACATCGGAACCAAAACTCATTCAGCTGGATGCTGAGAAAGATCCTGTTGGGAATGAAGGTGGGTGGTCTCCTGAGGCGATGTCAGACCAGGAAGATATGTCTTCTTTTCAACGACCTTGCTATCTCAAACCCCGAGTCTCTACAAGCAACTCAAACCATATGAAGTTCACCGTTGTTGATACCAGTTTGGTCCATGGAGCAAAATCGCGTGGCATAATGGAACTGAGAGACTTACCAGTTGAACTGGAGACTACTAACGAACAATCAGATAGCTCATCGGAGAGTGAAGGGGAATTATTAGAGTTTAAACCGAATGAGTACCGAAATGGTATTACTCAAAGAGGTGAGATGCCATTAAAAAAGAATAAGGCCAACAATGGTGGCAGTGGTGGTGATCTGAAGAGGTTCACCGTTGTTGATACCAGTCTAGTCTTTGGAGGAAAATCATCATCAGTGAGAGAGATAAGATGCTTGCCAGCTGTAGAAACATGTGCACTCAAGTCGAAACGTACTTCCTGGGAAACTGAAGCAACCTCCTCTGAGGATTTACTGCAAAAGGGTAAGCCTGATGCTACTGATAGTTTACTGGATGCTGAAGCGAATAACTTCACCATCGAGTGCCAGGAGGATACATCTGTTACTACAGAAAAAGTGGAGGACAATCAGGATCAGAAAACTAGCATGTCTGATGACAAGCAGCCAAAGGGGAGTGCATTGAGCAAATTCAGTCGGAGAGCAAAATCTAGCCATTCTGATTCCATAGGCCCTCTTATCAAACGGCGAAAATTAACTGCTTGTGTTAAGGCAGAGACAGGTAGCCTTATTGAAAACTGCTCGCAAGGGTTGGAGTCGGAACAAGTGGGACTCCATGGAACATTGACTGATCTAAATTCAGGGACGCTTGTTGTTGATCTAGTTGGTCCTAAACAGAATGAATTATCTAGTAGTTCTGAGGCTGATGGTAGTTTAGAAGAGGAGGGCAGTTTGGGAACTCGCAGTGGTGATAGTTCTGGTGCGCAGACTTCTCAAGCCCACACATCAATGTGCCAACCTCAGGATTTGGCGGACAGAACAGGTGGTGACACATATGATGAGTTCATCCATGAGACAAATGCAGATAGTTCAGGCCTTTCGTCTGGTGGAACAAAGCCTGTTGATGATTCTGTGGGAACCTCTAACATGAGTTCTAGGAGGCAAAGCACCAGGACCCGACCACTAACCACTAAAGCCATGGAAGCTCTTGCAAATGGCTACTTGAGTATTAAAACTAGACAAAAGAAAGTTGTTGGTATGAGAGAAGACTCATTGTCACGTTCGAGAAGGATGTCCCGCAAGGTTAGTAGCAGAGGCGAAGCAACTTCGAGCCCTCCTGATACTGTTGGTGAAATTGTGACTTCAAGGGAAGAAATGGAAGTCAATGAAGCTTGCAATGGTACAGAAGATACAGTTAGGAAGCCTCTCGATCAAATGGCAGATAAGTGGCTCACTAGCTACTAG
- the LOC126799411 gene encoding probable methyltransferase At1g29790, whose translation MRRSCLPKCRFGRIMGWLQILLGGLVIIVSISSLFKFYSAGFFWRNEDICRHVYGVQDAYEGFDIKALSDRVGEVLSKLDSLQEKLESAVQQMEKNKDVLHTTNITKLEFKKYLEEEVIRPLYTAHISLRLIRLPILEGIRNSTMKEEPLINTFVIEEIRKYITPKETRTGKLNIFGTERIYNTIGHACVLYKKELEEYMNYDIGSYCDDDWNLAQKLMFNGCDPLPRRRCLTRASKVYQKPYPINESLWKLPDDRNVRWSNYQCRNFQCLMSNNSKKGYSKCVGCFEMEKEKLKWVVKNSSLPVDFLISEILAIKPGEIRIGLDYGVGTGTFAARMRENNVTVVSTALNLGAPFNEMIALRGLVPLYLTLNQRLPFFDNIMDLIHTAGFLDGWIDLQLLDFILFDWDRVLRPGGLLWIDRFFCNKKDLDVFMYMFLQLRYKKHKWTISPKSKDEVYFSAVLEKPPRAI comes from the coding sequence ATGAGGAGGTCATGCCTTCCTAAATGCAGATTCGGTAGGATAATGGGATGGCTCCAGATTCTACTGGGAGGGCTTGTTATAATTGTCAGCATATCCAGCCTCTTCAAGTTCTACTCTGCTGGATTTTTCTGGCGCAATGAAGACATATGCCGGCATGTTTATGGGGTCCAAGATGCATATGAAGGCTTCGACATAAAAGCTCTTTCTGATCGAGTAGGGGAAGTGCTAAGCAAATTGGATAGTTTACAAGAAAAGCTAGAGTCAGCTGTGCAGCAAATGGAGAAGAACAAAGACGTCTTGCATACAACTaatattacaaaattggaGTTTAAGAAGTATCTGGAGGAGGAAGTAATCAGGCCCCTTTATACTGCTCACATTTCTCTGAGACTGATTCGGTTACCTATCCTTGAAGGTATTAGAAACTCAACGATGAAAGAGGAACCTTTGATTAATACTTTtgtgattgaagagataaggAAGTACATAACCCCGAAGGAGACTAGAACTGGGAAGTTAAATATATTTGGAACAGAGAGGATATACAATACAATTGGACATGCTTGTGTGTTGTACAAGAAAGAGCTGGAAGAGTACATGAATTATGACATCGGGTCGTATTGTGACGATGATTGGAACTTGGCTCAGAAGCTGATGTTTAATGGTTGTGATCCTTTGCCCCGGAGGCGATGCTTGACAAGGGCCTCAAAGGTCTACCAGAAGCCTTACCCGATCAATGAGTCTCTTTGGAAATTGCCAGATGACAGAAATGTGCGGTGGAGCAATTATCAGTGCAGGAATTTTCAGTGCTTAATGAGCAATAACTCCAAGAAAGGTTATTCAAAGTGTGTTGGATGTTTTGAAATGGAGAAGGAAAAGCTTAAATGGGTAGTTAAAAATAGCTCGCTACCAGTTGATTTCCTGATCAGCGAAATTTTGGCTATTAAGCCTGGGGAGATAAGAATTGGTCTTGACTATGGTGTTGGCACAGGTACTTTTGCTGCAAGAATGAGAGAAAACAATGTTACAGTAGTTTCTACTGCTCTGAACCTTGGGGCTCCTTTCAATGAAATGATTGCATTAAGGGGTTTAGTCCCGCTGTATCTAACATTGAATCAGCGTCTACCTTTCTTCGATAACATCATGGACTTGATTCATACAGCTGGATTTCTGGATGGCTGGATTGACCTGCAGTTGCTGGATTTCATCTTGTTTGATTGGGACCGAGTTCTGAGGCCTGGCGGATTGTTATGGATTGACCGGTTCTTCTGCAATAAAAAGGATTTGGATGTTTTCATGTACATGTTTCTGCAATTGAGATACAAGAAACACAAGTGGACTATTTCTCCTAAATCAAAGGATGAGGTCTACTTCTCTGCAGTGTTAGAGAAACCTCCCAGAGCAATCTGA